TGGTGGGAGATGGTTCCAGTACCTGAAATCAGTTATGACGGCTGAGTTCGGTGTTTGTTTTGTGGGTTTGGTGTTTGCAGGATGAGTCCTTATTGTTTGAGAAATTTTGTTACGATGCATGCCATAATCATTAGCATCATCATGACTATCATCAAAAGATTTCTTCTTGCCCTCAAAGTGGTAACCAGCTATTTTCCTAGGCCTATCCTTGATGCCATGAACTTGCTTTCCAGTTGTAGCCTTATTCTGTACAAATATAAATAGAATCAGGATATAATACAACCACCAATATTAACAAAGAAACTGCTTCccaacaaattttattatacaaGTCAAATATGATTTGTTTGTGTCCTACAGCAAAACCAAACAAGAGGTTGAACTGTGGAATTTGAGTGAGTTTGGTCGGATGTAATGAGAAGTTTGGTTATGACTAATGAGTAGTTTGTTTCAAAATTGAGATTGAATTGATATGAGAATTAGGTTAAAATTATGTGAATGCTGAGTAAGGTTTAGCTTGTCCGGGTTAAATAGCAGTGTCTGCATTCAAATTTTCTGTTTGGTTGGTTGTAGTAAAAAAACATGTTAAGAACTACGGCGGTGGTTTAGAAGTACCGCCTACCAAGTGATCACTGCCTGGGCCCGGGAGGTTATACTACTTGATCAGCactaatttttttgaacttctAAATTCTTGAATAGATGGAGCAATGCCTTTGAGTCACTATTTGGCACATTTAAGCTTCAGAATATTTTCTGCTCAATTGTTGAAAACTCTATGATAATTTTGGGACAAAAAGGAGCTAAGAAAAACAAGCTTAATATTGAACAAAAATTGATGTGATACTCGAGCTCGTTATATATTTGTGTAGGACACTAGTTTAGATTACATCAAAATGAATTGAATGTGTAAATATAAACAGAATCAGACATAGTTCTAACCTTATTAGGAGATATTTGCAGAGCACTTGGATTTGAAGAATATGCTGTCATGGCATCTTCAGATAATTCTAAAATTTCATAATCTTGTGTTCTTGAGCGTTTCATGTTTAGGTGGATGTTTAGACTCGGGCGTATTAGAATAtgtgatataaatatatgtgcTTGTTTGGAGAGGTTGTGTTAAATTTAGTAGACCAACTGAATTACAATTGTGGAGTTGTATAGTCAGAAGGAGTTGAATTTTTATCATTGTGCACCACATGACTCATAGTACAGTTAGGAGTTTTTAAAGTTAATCTTGTTTTTTTAAtcgtaaaatattttataaacatacttctataatttttaactttaaaatatataattttgatcaaTGGCCGTCTCTATTGAACCAAATATGGCACGTGAACTTTTAAGTGAAGTTATGAGGTCAGGCCTTTGACCTGATATAATCGTGATTTGAACACTGCATCTGTTTATTCTTAGTAGTCTAGCTTTTGTAACTAACATTTGGAGGCTTGTTTAAAGAATGCAAAAGTGATTATAGTACTAATTACTATTCTAAAGTCATGTTATACTTTAAATTATTCCTCTTATGGCCAATCTTCTATTTAAGCACCTCCATCCTCTCTTCTTCCTTCAACAAACTCAGTAGTATTCATATTTCTTTAGTTTGTTGTGGCAACTGGAGTAAATGCAGACCGAGAGAGCGCGTTGTGCCGGATATTGAAGGACTACAAGGGTTCGGAGGAGAGGTTATCCATGCTTAAGAATAGAAACCTGGTGAAAATACAGAGGAAAAAAAGGTCTTGGTTGTGGTGTGGAAATTGAGGCATGGAAGTATCAGCTGATCATTGTGCAACCACAATGCTAGATCATGAGTCGTAGTTCAAAGCTCAGTAAGTCATCAATGTTAGTCTCATCTCCCTGTCTAACATTCAGAACTGGATACTACATTAGAATATAATCTAATCGCGTAGATTTTTCTGTTCCCCAGGTTCAAAAGGCCATTAAGTGGACCTTTGGAGCTGAAGAACACGCGTGGAAGAGACCTGTTCTTGACATTCATGGCTCACGATGGTCCTACAGCTAATCCTTTTTGAAGGCATGCTCCTACAGCTAATCTCGATGGTCTAATCCAACTATAACCGGTTTCTTAATCCAGACACAGGAGAACCAGAGAAGTCATTTTAATCCAGAAATGTAAACATACTAAACTGTAGGAATTAAGGCCTGATTCAATTTCACTCCAGAATGTAAACATACTAAACTGTAGTAATTGAGGCCTGATTCAATTTCACTCCAGAATCTTTGTAGAGAGATAGTATTTAAGATGGCCAGAAATTTATACAGATTTTGAAAATGCGACTCAGTTTTCTTTGTCTTCACCATGTACAGCATACAGACCCTTCCCTGCCATTCACTATGTTCCCATAACCTGTGACCTTACTTCACACATCGGGTTCGAGCACCTACTATATAATCCGATTCCCCTATACACagtattagaatataatatgatcctgttAAGCCcttctctaacaccttgagattttaggagaattggtcacttaacatggtacAGGGCAATATTTCATCACAGATGTTTATGCGCCAAGTATTAGGGGCTTAGAACCAGATTGCTAGTAATATACAACTAAAATTTCTTTAAGATTAGGAATGCTAGTACAAGTATGATACACAATGTTACAAAAGCTtgagataaatataaatatcgatTACAGCAAAAGCATAAGCATGATCAACACCACCCATTAGACTTCTTCAATCTCATCCAATGCATAGTTGTTTGTTGATACACCTGCATAGTTCACTTTCTTGAACCGCACCACAACTGGATATTGCGTTTTCGGGTCCTGCAGATCACAGAGATGTTAAAATCAACACAACATTTAGCCatttaattatgttaatataatttaattaaccAGGGAAATTTACTTGATCAACAGCTACAACTGATCCAGTGCCTTTGTACCAGTAGGATTCCTTGCTCAGAATCTTCACGTGTCCAATTCCAGGTTCACAAAAATCAGGACTCATGCATGCACTGCTCGGACTTTCTACATCTTGTTACACTTCACTAAAATACGGACGTATCCACTAGACTATGACAGACACGTtgtaaaattagtaaaaaaaaaatattaaactaaaaaatgctACTTGAGCGCGATTATTCCTGAAAGTAACAAAAATGTTTTAGAAGTGAACCATATCTTGAAATTATGTGAAAAAACCCACAAATGACTTAAAAAATTTAGAGTCAGGTCATTAGGAAACTTTTACATGATGAAGGTATCATCAATACCATGGCAGGTGCTTCCCTTGTGACAAAAGATCACATGAAACATTTATTCAGCAATTTGTTACACCCTGCTTTTCCAATTCATTTGGCACTATAATAGCCAATTGTATTGATAATTAGGAATTTGTTACACCCTGCTTTTCCAATTCATTTGGCACTATAATAGGCAATTGTATTGATAATTAAACTGTCATGCCAGAAGAATTTATTTCATCTGTAagctgaaatatttttttgatgcaCCAAGCTGTCTCTTAGCTATATAATTCACAATTCATTTGAGCATAATTCCATAGGTCATCACAGATAAGTTGAGCAAATATAAAAAGATCAGTTTGAAAATATGTAATCAATTTCTTACACCCTGGTTTTCCAATGCATTTGGCAGCAGAATAGGCAATTCTATTGATAATTAAACTCTCATGTCAGAAGaaattatttcatttgtaaggtgaaatatttttttgatgcaCCAAGCTGTCTGTTTTATTGAAGGAAAATCCTGAAGCCAGTGCGTCATCTGTAAATACTTTTAATCATAGATATCCGTcatatataaattgaaaaaataatcacATCCTGGCAACATCCTGACATTGTATGACACcaaatgtattaaaataaagACTCATGCAAATGAAATAAAACCAGGGTACAGTAAACCAGAGAAACTGTGATGGAGAGTATAATGTAAACTTTAACATGGAAATAGGGGGAAAAACCTTATATATCAAAGTCATATGATAGTCTGTAATCTCAATTTTTTCCAGATTTGAAACATGAATAACTCTAATAATACTACGcttatcaataataataataatggtaGATTTTTAAGAACCTTTCTGTAATTTCCAAAAATGCCAGATTAAGTCTTAGAACGTCGGCTCTTGTTTTCAGACTTTCCCTTTGTACCAGAATTTGCTGGTGGAATCTGATCTCCATTCATTGTATCCCTCGGAGCATCATGATATTGTTTGACTTCTAAAAAGCTCTTTGATGTATTTTCTGGATTAGGTAGAAGTTGGTCTGAATTTTTATGATCATCTGGTGTTTTTCTCTTGTTCTGAAGGTGACGTTTGGATGGTTCCTTGGTTTGATGGGCCAAGTTATGTTCTGGCTTGTCTTCGAAAGAATCAATTTTTGAAATGGCAGTTGGTCTTGTCATTTCCACTTCTTCTATGTCCGTCACTGTGAACCCTTCTCTATGCTGAACTGTATTGTATTGATTCAGTTTTAGCTTAAATATGCAGGTCTTGCCCACCATGTTATTTAAAACCGATGGAATAATCTCTGGGGTTGCGTTCTGTAGCACGAGAACCAACATAtataatgattaaaaaatataatacaattgTATTAAGGGAAGCATTTATAACGGGTTATAAAGTTGAATACCTGGTCAGTGTTGAGTAAATGTTGTGCTGAGACTTTTATTAGTTGCATGACATGTCTATCAAATATGACAAACGACGTATCAGAAGTTGAATCCTGAACTGCAAGTGTTACTTTATATACCGGTATTGGTTTTGTTTCATCCGAACATTTGATACATTGGGCGAAGTCATTCAATTTTTTGCCGCACTTGTTGCACCCAGTATAATACCATCCATGGGCGGGAAATAAGCCAATCACCGTTGCTTTAGTATAGAATTCAATAAACTGCACATTAAATTAACAACATACAATGTGTATTGTGAATAAATAAGCCTTCTGGTATAGTTTGCAACATCAGTGACGAAAAGTATGCTTGTTATTTCTTACATTTTTTCCATCCGGTAGTTGTGCTTCAAACAGTTCTGCTATTGGAACAGTTTCAACATTCGCCGTCATCGGTTGGTCCTGGGTCCTCATAGATGGCACAAGTGTGGGTATTATAGTATTTTCCAATTTAGTACTTTCACGGAGTGTTGTGACAGCTTCGTGGTCAATGTTGAAAAAGTACTGTGTTGAACTGCTTGACCACAACACAATTTCTCCTACAAAGTTGCGAGATGACAGTGATTAAGATTATATGAGCTATTATTAAGAAAAGTTTGAAAACAATTGAATTGTTACCTCTGACAAGTCTAGTGGAAGTTCCAGTTATGATAACGACGACATTTGGCTGGTTGTACTCATTTTTCCGGTTGAGGAAATCAAATGCTTGATTCTCCCACAGTGTGAGTGTTATCTCATCCCTGAAAGAGAAATAGTAATATCCATGTATAAAGAAGATTTCTTAACCATGTTAATTGTTATGTATACCAATGTATATTTTTTGGGTTGAAATTCTTGCACGTGTGTAATAAAAACCAACCTTTCGTCTGAGAGGACAATATCTAATGACTTCTTCCCGCTTTTTGCAGTTTGTATATCGGTATAATCTTTCAACTTTCCCACAacatctaaaaaaaaaatatgtatatgagtATTCTATAGAACTAAATGATGCTTTTGTGCTTGAGTATTTCAAAGTATTCAAAAAAGGCTAGTACTAACGGATGTATGAGTTACTACCTATAAGAGTTACAACATCTCCGAGTCTTCCTCTTGCCTGTGCGAAAGTCTTCAGGCCAAATTGAAGCATAGGTATAGCTGGTACATCGCCAAGTTTCTTGACATTGGTCTTTCGATGGAAGTTAATAGCATACTCTCCCGGCACAGGCCTGTAAGTGTCGGGCGCAGGGACTACATCATAGTCTGAGATCAAGTATACAGTTCCAAGTTGCAGTCTTTTTGAGAAATCTGCTATCAAACCAAACTGCAGTGGCCCGGCCTGGAATTGGGTTCCCTGCACAGTGTGTGTGTTGTATTAAGATGTTTTCCAAGTCAATTTTCCATATAGATTGGGACaacaaacacatacatatataataaggaATAAAACAAACCTCTTTGTccataatgatataatatataataaggaATAAAACAAACCTCTTCGTCAATAATGATATAAGTTTTGGTTGTGGCATATGTCGCTCCTGCTTTTCTCCCTTCCCAttctcttgaaattctaacTTTAATGAATTCTGTTCCTCTTCCAAGAGTTAGTTCCTTCAATAATCTGCATGCCTCCATTACTGTGTTTGATGATTCGGGTTTTTGCTTTCTTTGGTTGCTAGGAGGTGGTTTGGTTAGAGTTAGAAGAAGCCTCGTGCAAAAGGGAATTTATATATAGATAAGAGAATAGATGAGATTGATTTTAGTTAGGACTATAAATATGAAGTTCAGCATAATTCTATTTGACGTCTAACACATTTGAAGTTCTGGGAAACTATAATTTGAGAGGTATTAGGTTTATAATTTTCAGCAGTACCAGTATTTatgctattttatttttatagctAAATTAGTTTTATGTAgcatacatttattttaaatttggaaaaatatatttaattttatatactgaatatttaatttatctaaatgtaaattatttttcgaCAAACATCTTGTTACATgtttttaacatatataaatcaatTGTATAAATATCATATTAGGTATTATCACATTAAATACAAAATCAGATATTTTTAATAGTAATTTGTTCATATTTCTTTTATCTTATTTAGAAatgttgatattttatttatcgGTTAAGACGAAAATATAGTTTTGGAGATTTAATTATGGTTTTGGAGATTCTTGTTATGTGTTTTTAACATATAAAACTGGATAGGAATTATGACATTAAATACaaacattcatattttatttatgttaatcTGTTAAATgctattatttgtttatttgaaaatggtgatattttatttattgccGAAAAAGAAATATCACTTTTGGAAAAATTTTATTAGTTATAAcgaatgaaaatataatattttaagaaaaatatatttttacgtgtttttaacatatataattgaaTTGTATAAATATGATGTTAGGTATTAtcacattaaatataaatattgatattataatttaattcttaacaccattttattattattttagtattaatgaattggagAGCCAACAAGACATGATTAGCAGCAGAGGGAAGAACCTGAGTACCCCATAGAGCACTCACTTTGCGAGTACTGAGCACTTACTTAGCTGTGCAATGTAAGATTCTTTCAAACCAATCAGCCCCAAATTGAAGGATTCAGTCTTGTTATGAACAGGGGGAACCTGTGTTTAGGCAGGTGTAAGATTATCATTCTTCAAGTTGGGAGCTGCTATGAGATATGACTGAAATACCTGTATAAAAAGATCTCCTGATCAGAAGGTAGGTAATGTTTAAAGGGTGAGCACAAGCATTCGCAGGCCAGCACAAAAATCTGGCTGTGCCGCGCAAAGTCCCGTTGATTCTCCTGCACAATTAGTGAAATGGCATCAAGCAAAACTTAGAAGAACCTCCTCTGGGTTATACACTCCATGCATTGTGTATCAGGTATCACATATATCAGGTGGATACTGTTATGGACTCTATGGAGTGTTCATGCTCTTCCTGCTATAGGATTTGCTGACTTGTAATAACAATATATACAAACCAACCCCAAGCAGCTGGTATACTCTTTTAGTGCTTGTAAAcaacaaagaaagaaaaaaaagagaaacaaaGATTGTATGTAGAAATCATAGGCTATGTTGAAGTCATTGTCAACTACTGGTAACAATCCAACTGATCTATATAATCATCTGCTATATGTAGTAGTCCTAAAATGAAATTCCATAAGTAAATAATATTAGCAAGACGGAAGAATGAATCCGCGGAATTCCCAAAAAAAACGAAGCTAATTTATTTTTAGCATCACAAGTTGGCAAAAATCTCATGATAAACGACATTTTTCGTCATGCCAACAAATGGGTGAGTTTCATTTTCACACACTATATGCAACCCCAATGGTGTTGTTACTCTCGATATCGCCACATAAAACTGTCCATGGCTGAAAACTGGTCTAGGCAAATATAAGCCAACATATTTAAGCGTTTGTCCTTGGCTTTTGTTTATCGTCATTGCATAACAGAGTGATACGGGAAATTGAACTCTTTTGAGTGTAAAAGGAAGTGTTGTGTCTGACGGCCGCATACAAATACGTGGGATGAAAGCCTTCTGACCAATATGATTGCCGGTAACTATGACAGCTTCTATAACTCGGGCACATAATTGAGTGACAATTAATCGTGTTCCGTTGCACAATCCCTTGCTAGGAGCCAGATTCCTTAACAGAACAATTGGAGCTCCAATTTTGAGCTCGAGCTGATGATTAGGTACTCCTGCTATTCTTAAAGAATTCAAATATTCTGATGTGTACATGGTTTCCATTGATTCATAATTAACCGTGCTTTTACAAACTGAATCCACGCTTCGATATATTTTGGACTGGCCTGCAAACAATCCAATTGAAGTTAAATTGGAGTAGTGTAACATATGTATGAAATAGTAGTGAACATAAATTTGAAGCAGCAAAAGGAATTCTATATAAAACTGAAAAAAGACAATTagcttttgtcaaaaaaaaaaatacaattagcTGATTAACAACTtgttttttcccaaacacttctTACTTTTCTTCGGCATTTCACATGTCACTCTAATTCTGAATTAAAACCAGCAGTTGGCCTCTGAAACTGCATAATATTTAGGACATTGGCCCAAATATAATTTACGTAAAGATATAGCTATAGATAACCCCATTGGAGTATATATTGATCTTCTTTGgctaaaattttacataatcattTTGGCCAATCAATATAGCTAACCATTATACATATATTCTTTGGATAGCTTCTCTAAGGGTCCCTTCTCTAGTAGAGATGGTGAAGGAGAGGATCAGAAAAGTAATGCAAAGATTTAAGCAATACGATGATCATACAAGATGGAGTTTAAACAATGTAAGAGAAAGCGTAAATAAACTTATAACTAAATCAACAAACCTAGAAGCAAACTATTGACGACCAAACAATTAGTTGCCTATCTCAAGCTTAGATATTATATGCAGACACAAATATTCCTTCTAACCAAGCCTGTATAAATTAGTGGATTATTCTCACTATAGCTAGAATGGACGGTATAACAACTGAAAGTGTTGAGAGCCGTGGTGAGTGAAAGGCTTGCTTTTCTTTGAATAAGAACTAAATTTTATGGATGGATCATAATTTACAGATTGATAAAATTGCTGGTGGAGTTAGACTTGGCTTCAGTGTGATTGAAGATGAAATTACTGATGTTCCAGTGCATATAGATTGCTTAGTTTATCCCCCTACTGATGGTGTCATTCCAGTTTACCGAGCTGTAAGAAATGGACCAAAGAAAGATCAAACAGCTCCTGGGGAGCAAAGGATCATGAAAAGCCTTCTAGCTGCCCTGAAAAAATCAGTCGAAATAGCCAGACTTTGAAGCAAGCCATTATGTTGGTTGTAATAATGCATTTCCTCTGTAGTATTATGGGGGTGTTCGGCAATTCttatttatcataaataagTACTTGTCTCAATTGACTAAGGTTTGAAATAGTTTATTCTTAACTGTATAAGAACCAGCCGGGGCTAGGTAAATTTTCTCCCTAACATTCGGAGTTTAACCAGCCCCTACCCTGGGGCTATGTGATATGATAAAGAAGGGATAACAGTTTTATTTTTCTGGTTTTGAACAGGTTTTTGACATATTAATCTACTTAAACTAACtataataaaatcaattaaCCACAATAAATTATCAAACAGCTTCCATAAAACATTGATAAAGGTGATTTTTTACTGACCTGTAAATCTTTTCATGACCTCTTTGTTAATAAGATCAACGTCTTCATTCAATGGAGTCAAGATAGCACGGTCCCTGAAATATCCTGAATCATTAGAGCTGTTGCATAATTCACCATACACAGCATCAATAATAGCCTTTTTCCCATCATCTCCAGGATCAAGGTTCAATTCTGAAGGAATCTCTATCCAGCATGGTTCATTACCCTCAACAGATGGTACTGTTGGCACGACCCCATCGCCAACACTAACAACCCAATCTGCATATGGTACCTGCTGTCCTGAAATTGTCACTGGTGGAACATCAGATTCTATTCGCATATTTTTATCCAGTTTAAAAACCTTACAATAATCCCATAAGTATGACTTGTTAATAGATGCCATCACAATGTCTTCACGGCCTTTTCGGGGCAGCACAGGAAGTATCTGCCTGAAATCACCACCTAATAAGACTGTCTTCCCTCCAAACGGTTTAGTCAGGTTATTCTCATCTTTATGTCGCATAAGATCACGGATTGACCTGTCAACAGCCTCAAAAACATGTTTATGGTTCATTGGGGCTTCGTCCCATACTATCAAATCAGATTGTACAATCAGTTCTGCCAGAAATGACTGTTGTTTTATGTCACACGTGCTATTCTCATCAATGTCAATCGGTATTTTAAATCTTGAATGTGCAGTCCGGCCTCCCTCAATTAGGAGCGAAGCAATGCCAGAAGATGCAACTGCAAGTACTATTTTTCCTTCAGATCTGAGAGTGTTAATTATAGTCTTCCATAAAAAGGTCTTTCCAGTGCCACCATACCCGTATACAAAGAATAGCCCCCCTTTCTCACAGATGACATTGTTAATGacattatcaaaaatatctgcctgTTTGTCATTTAACATCTCGCGACATTTCTTTCCTTCAACTGCTAATGCATGCCTGTCATACATATTTTCTTCGTACAACAGAGTGTTTGTGCTTTGTCGTTGTAAATCTCGATCTAGTTTTGGTAAGGTTGGGAAATCTGCTAAAGTCTTACCTCTTTTTCGTAGTTGCAAGTCAACATCATATAGCGTTAGGCTCTCAAGTTGCTCGTCATTTATAACAAAAGCACGATTTGGAAAATGTTTTCTTTGTCTGTGCTCAATATCATCAGAAAAAGATTTCCAATGCTTGTCCCATAATGCTCTAACATCCGAGAtatcacaaaataataatagCGTAACAAATAACTCACGCAATTGAGCTCCGGTTTGGTGGGTGGAAGCATCTGTAATTGCAGTGTGCCATTCATCATCACATTCCAAAAGACCATGGTGAAAGCAAGCTTCTTTGTAGGTGTTGTACACTACACCATTAACTGTGCGAACATCCTCAAAAGATGTTGCACCCTTCACAATGTTCAACAACATTCTTAGATAAAACCTTTCACCTGCGATGGGAAAACAATGGGCAAATTACTCTACAAATAACATAGATGGTTGAAAATGATCATTTTTACATTGCAATAAATGTACATACCAGCGGTGGGGTGGACATACACCATGCGACCAATTACACACATCTTTTTCTTTCGCCGCTGCCATATTTTTCCGGTGTTATCCCAAAAGTATTTTTCAGGGAACTCAACAAAGGTTAAATCCCTAGCAGCTGGATCTTCTCGATTTACTCGAAACCACTGAATGAACATAGTTGCATTAGGGTCTATTCTGTCCACAACTGTCGTCAAAGTCTCGTCTTCTCGAAAGTAAACTTGTTGTTCATTCTCTAAATGAAACACTAATTTTATAACAACCGGTTTGTGATGGTGAATAGGAAATTCAAATATACGCCAACACGCCTCTGCAGAAGAAAGATAGCGGCATGAAACATATTCTTCCACCTCATTAACATTGACAATTTGTTTAGTGTCATTGGTAACTACAGCATTAGCTGTCTCAACAACGACAGTTGCTCTGTCTGGACCTTTATTCACGTATTTAAACATATACTTGATCAAACGCCCCTGATTACACCATTCAATGTTTATATGAGCCTGATACTTCACAAGAAGACCCCTGTTGTATGGAACAACAAACCTGGAGATTgatatacaatataaataagTTAGGCAGGTAGAATTACAAACCATATAGTTCTATTAACTTACTGATATGTAAAATGAGAACCTGTTGTCAATttcaatatctttttctttGAAGTGTACAGTATGCTTGTGATCCCGACGTCTGTAGACTGCATAACCGTTGGAgtcaattgtagtttcatttgtgAATTCTTTCGGATAGTATTTGGTACATTTTCCATCCTTCATGCACGGGCACTCTATGTTGTATGCTCCACATGGGCCATGGATCATATGCCTTGAAACAGCATCATAACCAATTTCATCACTTTCTTTGTCAGGAATTTCAGCACATATTAACTGGTCAATGTCATCAGTTGAGTGACACTTGTCAGATTCCTCAAGCCACACAATTATATGTGCATGGGGTAAGCCCCTTTTCTGAAATTCAATGGTATATGCAACTGCAAAGGAAACATAATCACGAGTGAGTGAACATTTATGTCAATAATTTATTCTTcaaatagaaaaattaaaagaaattgtGAATGATGAAGCTGTTTCTGCTCAGGTATATTGGCAGACTCTTTATCATCTTATGGCATTCTTTATATATGACTATTTGTGAACTGTGTTTATGCTCTTATCAACACTACTCTTCCATCTTGTTGGGTCAAATAAATTGGAAGATGTGgggcttttttttttcctgcaaCTAAATAAGAATTACACTAGATAGATG
This genomic window from Daucus carota subsp. sativus chromosome 7, DH1 v3.0, whole genome shotgun sequence contains:
- the LOC108192562 gene encoding uncharacterized protein LOC108192562 isoform X5, with translation MEHDEERWEKFKEDQWKRLRDIEEQSVPKMTDLEILAGKRRIKLQAGSRHNVSKNYSHVVGDYNIVTSLPVTSETLDNMESEISKKQHQHTQKRRVKDKAKERTGKKDDLNLNTSLSNSEYLRKIESEAREKKDERNKKRREKYRAQKEASKQDGLNLEIEARKKHDQLNQKRRAKYKAQTAGKDSAILSPAEQREARNKKRRSQYQNAEQREAQNKKRRSQYQNVGTEKREERKNKRHQAYRKENEEHNVECDASKVIVRTPQKFAALPLVSKRMRNKIKSNKAKFASSNLILDIGSADKICCHCGALMWRFEQTEKEYLLKSNKFSLCCGNGKVRLPLLRETPSELKALLDRSNPKRTMFQNNIRMYNNAFGFTSVGANMDKSINNGRGPFVYRIHGVLYHQIGSLFAEESKKPVFSQIYMYDNQEQVSKHMNFPNSEEPLDSEITECLSVMLHRVNALVDIYRQVRDRYKESEVIPGKLRLIANRDTDGRESNVPTNAYDFAGLVANSNLADDRDIVVHPHDGFLHRISVLHPCYMSLQYPLLFPWGEDGFRIDILHSGVSEKSGNKRDVVTIREYYCYRLQYRDAEGHTLIGGGRLFLQFVVDAWACIEHTRLTWVLTHQTILRSDLYNNVVDSVNKGDTNASTIGKRIVLPSSFTGSPRYMQQNYQDCMAICRKFGSPDLFITFTCNPQWPEIKEYCDKVPHCIPADRPDVMARVFKIKLELLLEDLTDNHVLGKVIGVAYTIEFQKRGLPHAHIIVWLEESDKCHSTDDIDQLICAEIPDKESDEIGYDAVSRHMIHGPCGAYNIECPCMKDGKCTKYYPKEFTNETTIDSNGYAVYRRRDHKHTVHFKEKDIEIDNRFVVPYNRGLLVKYQAHINIEWCNQGRLIKYMFKYVNKGPDRATVVVETANAVVTNDTKQIVNVNEVEEYVSCRYLSSAEACWRIFEFPIHHHKPVVIKLVFHLENEQQVYFREDETLTTVVDRIDPNATMFIQWFRVNREDPAARDLTFVEFPEKYFWDNTGKIWQRRKKKMCVIGRMVYVHPTAGERFYLRMLLNIVKGATSFEDVRTVNGVVYNTYKEACFHHGLLECDDEWHTAITDASTHQTGAQLRELFVTLLLFCDISDVRALWDKHWKSFSDDIEHRQRKHFPNRAFVINDEQLESLTLYDVDLQLRKRGKTLADFPTLPKLDRDLQRQSTNTLLYEENMYDRHALAVEGKKCREMLNDKQADIFDNVINNVICEKGGLFFVYGYGGTGKTFLWKTIINTLRSEGKIVLAVASSGIASLLIEGGRTAHSRFKIPIDIDENSTCDIKQQSFLAELIVQSDLIVWDEAPMNHKHVFEAVDRSIRDLMRHKDENNLTKPFGGKTVLLGGDFRQILPVLPRKGREDIVMASINKSYLWDYCKVFKLDKNMRIESDVPPVTISGQQVPYADWVVSVGDGVVPTVPSVEGNEPCWIEIPSELNLDPGDDGKKAIIDAVYGELCNSSNDSGYFRDRAILTPLNEDVDLINKEVMKRFTGQSKIYRSVDSVCKSTVNYESMETMYTSEYLNSLRIAGVPNHQLELKIGAPIVLLRNLAPSKGLCNGTRLIVTQLCARVIEAVIVTGNHIGQKAFIPRICMRPSDTTLPFTLKRVQFPVSLCYAMTINKSQGQTLKYVGLYLPRPVFSHGQFYVAISRVTTPLGLHIVCENETHPFVGMTKNVVYHEIFANL